The Brenneria rubrifaciens genome has a window encoding:
- a CDS encoding YqcC family protein yields the protein MSIENQVRQSLFDLERALKDSPFWEELPPEVSAFDSVEPFYIDTMPAAQWLQWVLLPRMHALLDSGAQLPEKLSLLPYFEEALDGAPEDIEPVLRYVSQLDALFIKNHQNSFDPDENSDA from the coding sequence ATGAGTATAGAGAATCAGGTTCGCCAGTCTTTATTTGATCTTGAGCGCGCCTTAAAAGATAGCCCTTTCTGGGAAGAGTTGCCGCCGGAGGTTTCCGCTTTTGACAGCGTTGAACCTTTCTATATCGATACGATGCCCGCAGCGCAGTGGCTTCAGTGGGTACTGCTGCCACGTATGCATGCACTGCTGGATAGTGGTGCGCAGTTACCTGAGAAGCTCTCACTTCTTCCTTATTTTGAAGAAGCGCTGGATGGCGCGCCGGAAGATATTGAGCCTGTTCTACGGTATGTCAGTCAGCTTGATGCCCTGTTCATCAAGAATCACCAAAATAGTTTTGATCCTGATGAAAACAGCGATGCTTGA
- a CDS encoding flavodoxin encodes MAQIGIFVGTVYGNALLVAEEAENILRARGHEVKVFEDASLEVWLEYLEHYVLVVTSTTGQGQLPDSITSLYVALREKGGHQPNLHYGLIALGDSSYENFCGGGHQFDALLQDIGAKRLGDVLDIDAIEHPEPEVLSCPWVEQWAGLVEAQ; translated from the coding sequence ATGGCGCAGATTGGTATTTTTGTTGGTACGGTCTACGGGAATGCGCTTCTGGTAGCTGAAGAAGCGGAGAACATCCTCAGAGCGCGCGGGCATGAGGTCAAGGTTTTTGAGGATGCTTCGCTGGAGGTATGGCTTGAGTACCTTGAGCACTACGTGCTGGTGGTGACGTCGACGACCGGACAGGGGCAACTGCCTGACTCGATTACTTCTTTGTATGTGGCGTTGCGCGAGAAAGGGGGGCATCAGCCAAACCTGCACTATGGATTGATTGCTCTGGGCGATAGCAGTTACGAGAACTTTTGTGGCGGCGGTCATCAGTTTGATGCGTTGTTACAGGATATCGGCGCCAAGCGTCTGGGCGATGTTCTGGATATTGATGCCATTGAACACCCGGAGCCGGAAGTGCTCTCCTGCCCGTGGGTCGAGCAATGGGCCGGGTTGGTAGAGGCTCAGTAA
- the truC gene encoding tRNA pseudouridine(65) synthase TruC: protein MLEIIFQDEHLVAVNKPAGWLVHRSWLDRKEKVVVMQTLRDQIGQHVYTVHRLDRPTSGVLLLALSSDVARSLSQQFEQHQTRKIYHAVVRGYVSDEGVIDYALTEEMDKIADKYSNPDKPPQPAVSHYCSLAQAEMPVAIGRYPTSRFSLLELAPLTGRKHQLRRHMSHLRHPIIGDSAYGDLRQNRGMAANFDCGRLMLHASQLSLPHPVSGEWLTLQARWDAQWQGVMSRFGWNGILPDFERVEFPDASGQDSGHFIQQ from the coding sequence ATGCTTGAGATCATTTTTCAGGATGAGCATCTGGTTGCGGTCAACAAGCCTGCCGGTTGGCTGGTACACCGCAGTTGGCTGGATCGTAAAGAAAAAGTCGTGGTGATGCAGACTCTGCGGGATCAAATCGGTCAGCATGTATATACGGTTCATCGCCTGGACAGGCCAACATCCGGCGTGTTGTTGCTTGCGCTATCCAGCGATGTGGCGCGTTCATTGTCTCAGCAGTTTGAACAGCATCAAACGCGGAAAATCTATCACGCCGTAGTGCGTGGTTATGTTTCGGATGAGGGCGTAATTGACTACGCCCTGACGGAAGAGATGGATAAAATTGCGGATAAATATAGCAATCCCGATAAGCCTCCGCAGCCAGCCGTCAGCCATTACTGTTCTCTGGCGCAGGCTGAAATGCCTGTGGCGATAGGCCGTTATCCAACATCACGTTTTAGCCTGCTGGAACTGGCGCCGCTAACCGGACGCAAGCATCAGTTGCGTCGTCACATGTCGCATCTTCGACATCCCATTATTGGTGATAGTGCGTATGGCGATTTGCGACAGAACCGTGGTATGGCGGCGAATTTTGACTGTGGCAGATTGATGTTGCATGCCAGCCAACTGAGTTTGCCCCATCCTGTGAGCGGGGAGTGGCTGACTTTGCAGGCCCGTTGGGATGCGCAGTGGCAAGGCGTGATGTCGCGGTTTGGCTGGAATGGTATTCTCCCTGATTTTGAAAGGGTTGAGTTTCCAGACGCATCGGGTCAGGATAGCGGGCATTTCATCCAGCAATAA